One region of Chanodichthys erythropterus isolate Z2021 chromosome 19, ASM2448905v1, whole genome shotgun sequence genomic DNA includes:
- the ppifb gene encoding peptidyl-prolyl cis-trans isomerase F, mitochondrial gives MLIISNRIKLCSLAFTAARMYATGAQANNNPVVFFDIAADNEPLGRVTFELNADVVPKTAENFRALCTGEHGFGYKGSIFHRVIPQFMCQGGDFTNHNGTGGKSIYGPRFADENFKLKHTGPGILSMANAGPNTNGSQFFICTVKTEWLDGRHVVFGSVKDGIDVVRKVEALGSRSGRTAKRISISDCGELK, from the exons ATGTTAATTATCAGCAACAGGATTAAATTATGCTCGCTCGCGTTCACCGCCGCGCGCATGTACGCCACCGGAGCTCAAGCCAACAACAACCCGGTGGTGTTCTTCGACATCGCGGCGGATAACGAGCCGCTCGGACGAGTCACCTTCGAA CTGAACGCGGATGTTGTGCCCAAAACAGCAG AGAACTTCAGAGCTCTGTGCACAGGAGAACATGGCTTCGGGTACAAGGGCTCCATCTTCCACAGGGTGATCCCACAGTTCATGTGTCAG GGAGGAGATTTTACCAACCACAACGGAACCGGAGGAAAATCCATCTACGGTCCGAGATTTGCAGATGAGAACTTCAAACTGAAACACACCGGACCAG gTATTCTGTCCATGGCGAACGCTGGTCCGAACACGAACGGATCCCAGTTCTTCATCtgcacagtaaaaacagagtg GCTGGACGGGAGACACGTGGTGTTCGGCAGCGTTAAAGACGGGATCGATGTGGTGAGGAAGGTGGAGGCGCTGGGATCTCGCTCGGGAAGAACCGCCAAGAGAATCAGCATCAGCGACTGTGGAGAACTCAAGTAG